Part of the Archangium lipolyticum genome, CACAGGTGTTTGATGAAGGCGGCGTAGGTAGAGCCGACACGGGACAGGTGCCGCTTCTCGCTCCGGCTCAGGGGGGTTTCCTCTGGAATATCAGCCATTTCGCGCTCCTCGGTGTCGTCTCCTGAAAGGTGGACATGCCCTGGCGGGAGGGGAGATGGGCTGATCGGAGGGCGGGCGGTGGAGACCGGGGCGGGGGTGGAACGCCTGGAGAGCGAGCGGGCGACCTGGGCGATCAGCAAGGAATGTCAGACCCCTCTAGTATCAGTGGTGCCGTGAGCCATTCGACCACCAACGGCGCGTTGCGAGTCCTGGAGCAGGGCAATCTTCTCGACGGGGCGTACCTGGTGCCTGGCCTGAACGGAACCGGAGACAAGAAGCGGGCCCGCAAGAAGAAAGCGGCGCCCAAACCGGGCTTCGTCACGGCGCTGGCGCTGGCGGTGCAGCAGGGGCGGCAGCTCGCGAAGGAAGTGGGCAAGACGGCGCTGTCGCGCTGCCCGCGCTGTGGACACGTGGGGCCGACGCAGCGGGACTTCGGCACGCGCATCATCCGGGGCGAGCGCCGGCCGCAGTCCTGGTGCCGCAACTGCCGGAAGACGAACCTGCCGCCGCTCAAGGCCCTGCCGGATGCCTCGGGCCGGGACGTGAAGGCCGCGCACGGGGAAAAGGCCCAGGAGAAGCACGAGAAGTCCCGCCGCGCCCCGGTCCGCGAGGTTCGCCAGGCCCGTGAGGACGGCTGGCTGTTCCCGCCAGAGATGCTGGGCGGCGGCAAGCGCCGCGACTCCTGAGGCCCGGGCAACCGTCCGGGGCCTCCGTCCGCTCCCCCTGGGGATGACGGCACCGCCGTGCGCACTCATTCCTCACGAGGCAAGGAAGGAGAGCACATGGCGGTTCGAACGGACACAGTGGGTATCAAGAACCTGCGTCAGGCGGACGTGCACGCGGCACAGTCCGGCCAGCAGGCCAGCAAAGGTCGGCCCATTCCCTTTCAGGACGAGCTCCCGGCGCTGAAGCGCGAGCGGCTGCTGGCCCGGGCCCGGCTGGGCCCGGCCGCGGAACTCCACCTGCCGAAGATTCCCCGGACGGTGGCCCCCGTGCGCGGGCGCAAGAAGCCCCCCAGTCAGATGCACATCAAACGCAACGGCGGGTGAGCCCGGCAACAAAACGGGGACAGGCGCGATGGGCGGTCTATGCTGGGACCGAAATGAGTGACGCGCTGTTCTCCTCGGAAGTGGAACCGGCCGACACGCGGTACCTGTGGCGGCTGTGGTTCGCGGACGTGCTGGACCTGGCCACCTCGGCATGGGTGGGCTGGGGAGTCCTGCGCATGGTGGACGTGGAGCGCACGGGGGGCTCGCTCGTGGTGGCCGGCGTGGTGACGTGGCTCCTGCTGTCGCTGGCGAGCGGGCTGAGCGGGTGGACGCTCTGGCGGGGCCTGGTGGGCCTGCGGCTGGTGGCGGATGGGAGCGCGCCGGGCGTGGCGCGGGGGCTCGGCCGGGCCTTCGTGGTGCCGGTGGACCTGGCCATCTCCCCCTTCCTCCAGCGGCGGTATCTCGACCGCCTCCTGAAGGTGCAGCCCGAGGCCGTGGCGCTGCTGTCCAAGCGCTGGCAGCGCGGCCTGGGCTGGCAGGTCTTCTGGCTGGTGATGGTGCTCGGCGCGGTGTGGTTCATCGTCATGCCCACCCGGCGCGAGGCCGTCACCTACCTCAAGCGGCTGGACGGGTGGCGCTGCTGCCACGCGAAGACACCCCCCTCGGCCTTCAAGTGCTCGACCTCGCTGTGGCGCGCGCGCGGTGCCGCCGAGAGCGGAGACGCCCAGGCCCAGGCCATCATGGCGGACTGTCCACGCGCCTCGGGCACGCTGGAGCCCTGAGCCGCGCGAGACCGGCACCCGAGCGAGCGGGGGGATGGAAAAACCGCCCGGGCGTCCTTACCTCCGAGTCAGGAGGCCAACACATGGCGGTCAGGACGCGGGAAGCAGGTACCAAGAACAAGAGGCGGGTGACGAGCGTCGACGAGACGCAGCCCAACCGGCAGGCCCAGGGGCTCAGCAAGGGACGCAAGACCGTGCCGCGAGACCAGGCCGCGGCCCTGCGCCGCCAGAAGCTGATGCGCAAGGCCACGCCCGGCCCCGCCATGACGGAGCCCGTCGGACTCGGGCCCGCCACCACCGAGGTGAAGCCCGGAAAGAAGACCCTCACCCGGCGCAAGGCGAAGCGCGGCAACCTCGTGTAGCGCTCACGCCCCAACCCCCATTCCCATCCATCCGACAGAGATGGACCGGCCCCCCTGGTCAATCGGGCCGGCCATCCCTACCTCACGCTGGGGAGGTCCCATGCCAGAGAAGACCAAGCAGTTGCGCGCCAAACGCGCCAAGGCGAAGGGCACGACCATGACGGTGATGGCCTCGGACACCGGCGACGTTCCCGCCGGCAAGAGCGCCCACGCCCTCAAGAAGAGCCGAAGCATCGTCGGCCGCACCCGCACCACCGAGCGGTCCGTCAGCCGCCGCCGTCCTCCCGGCGAGGGCAAGACGGCCCAGAGCCTCAAGCTGCCCATCCCGGAGACCGGAAGCTCCACCTCGCGCCGCAAGACGATTCCAGACGAGGCCGCCGCACAGTACCGCCACGGGACACGCCGCAAGACGGTCGCCACCGAGGCCGCCGCCGCCTACCGCCGCGAGGAGCGGCCCAAGAATCCTCGCAACGAGGCCAAGCAGCGCCAGGAAGCTCGCAGCAAGCGCGGCTCGCCCGTGCAGGGCCGCAAGAAGGCCCCCAGCGAGATGGACATCACCCACAGCGGTGGCCCGCGCAAGCGCCTGCCCCTCCACGGCGGCTGAGCCACACGCCCCACACGAGCCACGCCAGCGCCCCTGGGCCTGGCGCTCCCGTACAGCCCCGCGCCTCCTCCGGCGCGGTCGGCTGTGTCCGTCCGCATGGGGTGAAGCACCGGCACGCCTCTTCCCCCTCGGGCTCCAGGCGCGCGCACACGCTCCCCGCTCCACAGTGGGCATCCTCGGTGCAGAGAGCTCCATAGTCGCCTTCCCGGAGCGCGGGCTGGAGGCATCGGCCCGGTCCGTCCTCCGTCACGGGGACGCAGGTGAGACCCGAGGGACACTCGGCGTCCCGTGTGCACGCGTCCGTGCAGAGGGTGTCGGGCGCCAGCACCGGGCCCGGAGGCGGGAGGCTCTCGGCGAGGAAGGGGTGGATGAAGGACTCGAGCAGCGCGTCCACCCGGACGTTGAAGGCGTCCTTCCGGCACGCCACGTCCCCGCTCGCCGTGAGGCCCACGAGCACCTCGCGCCCGTCCGAGCCACGCACCAGCACCGGCCCTCCGCTGTCTCCCACGCAGCTCATCGCCGGCGAGGGCCCTGCGTGGAACGCTCCCGGCTCCACGGAGGTCACCCGCAGGGTGCCCTGTCTCCGCTGGCCCGAGGGTGCGTTCGCGTCCTTCGTGTCGCCGAAGCCCACCACTCGCGCTTCCTGGCCGGTCTCCAGCTCGCCCCACCCGGGCTCGGGCAGGGGGAACGGTCGCGCATCCAGGGGTTTCGCGAGACGCAGCAGCGCCGCGTCGAAGGTATGTGTGGCCGCGTCGTAGTCCCAGTGTCTCACCGCCCTCGCCACCCGGGCGAACTGGCCTCGCGGCTCGGGCTCGGGCAGGAGCTGGGTGCCCAGGAAGATTTCGTACGCTCCCTCCGTCCCGAAGATGTCCAGGCAGTGCGCCGCCGTCAGCACCACGTCCGGCGCGATCAGCGCCCCCGTGCACAGCAGCGTCAGCGGTTCTCCCGTGCAGCGCGCTCGGCGCGACAGCAACGCCACCACCGCCGCGTCATCCGGCGCCGCGGTTCCTCCCACGATGGGGGACTCCTGGGTGGATGGAGCCGGAGACGCTGGAGTGGTGGGTGCGCAGGCGCACAGCGTCAACAGTGTGAGAAGGGGGACGGTGACTCCGTGAAGACCCTCACCCCAGCCCTCTCCCAGAGGGAGAGGGTGATCGCAACCCGGGTTCATCCGATACCCTCACCCCGTCCCTCTCCCGAAGGGAGAGGGGTTGTCGCGCTCACTGGACCCGCGCCTGCTCCTCTTTTCGCGCTGCTTCCTCCAACGCCACTGTTTCTTCTCTCAGCTTTCCCAGCCTCGCCCGGTGGCGGGTGAGTTGCACCTCCAGCCTCCTCGCCTCCGCTTCGTCCCCTCGCGTCCGCGCCGCCGCGCGCTCCTGCTCCAGCCGCTCCACGTCCCGCCCCAACAGCTCCGTGATGCGCACCATCTTCTCGTGCCGCCATGCCGCCGTCTGCGGCTTCTCCGGCTCGATTGGATCGTTCTCCTGCGGCAGCGGATTCTCCACCTCCGGCTCCGGCACCACATCCCCGGGTCCGATCGGCACCACCGTCGCCCGGAGCCCCTCCGCTGCCTGCTCGGGCGCCTCGGGCTTCACCGGCTCGGGCTTCGCTGGCCCCGTGATGGGCGACACGCGCGCGGGCTCGGGCGCCTTGGACACCTCCACGGGCGGAGCCTTCCGCTTCGAGGTGCCGGTGGCTTCCGGCACGGGCCAGAGGAAGCGCAGCGCCAGCGCGGTCCCCAGCAGCAGACCCGCGGCAAGCGGTGGAACCCATCGGGAACGGTTGTTCATCGCGCGTCCATTCTCTCCCAACAGGGGCCCACCGCGCCTTCACTCACAGGCGCAGCTTCCAGCCCTCCGGGTACTCCTCCACCCGTAGGAGCATCGGCTGCTCGCGGACCCGCCCGTTCCTCGCCACCCGCGCGCGCACCATCACCGCGCTCGAGTCCCGCCCGTCCACCTTCGCGTCCAGCACCTCCACCAGGGAGACGCCGTGCTCGTTCAGCTCGTCCACCGTCGCCCGGCAGGTGTCCGGCCCCTTGCCCACCAGCAACGGGCCGAGCACCGCGCAGTCCCCCGCCGGCAGCGCCTCGAAGAAGCGCCGCACCGTGGCCCGCGCGGCCTCGGTCTTCCCCGTCTCCGAGGGTCTACAGGCGAGGGCGGCCAGCAGGCCCAGCCACACCGCGGCGCGCGGCACCGCCCTCATCAGCACGAAGCGTGTCATCAGTAGCAGTTGGGCGCGTACAGCTCGTCGTCGCTCGCGGAGGCGAACTGGTCGTCGCAGTAGGCGCTCGCCAGCGCGTGGCCGTTGCGCACGCAGCCGTCGTGGTTGGTGGCGTCCAACGTGTACTGGGTGTCGCCTCCGCAACCCCCGCCGCAGCGGCCGAAGCAGATGCCCTGCACCTTCGGACGGCTCCAGTGGTCCGGCTCGCCGCACACCCAGGAGCCGCCGCTCAGGTAGTACTCGTCACCGCTGCACGTGGCGTGGTTGCCCAGCTGGGCGATCTGCTGGTTGATGGTGGCGTCGAAGCCGCCATGCTGGCAGTCGTGCTTCGCGTACGAGTACCAGTTGAAGCTGCCACCGCAGCTGCCCGTGTAGCTGCCGTTGCACTTCGCGTAGCTGCACAGCATCGTGTAGCCGCGCCCCTGCTCGCCCATCACCGTGCGCTGCAGCTCCACGGTGCCCGGGTGCTCGGCCCACAGGCCCACCGCGCGCCGCAGGTACTTCGCCTCGGGCGACGCCGCGTCACTGGCCGGCAGCTGCGCGTTGAGCGCCGCGTACAGGCCCGTCAGCAGCTCCCGGTCCCCGTCCAGCATCTGCGTGTCCAGGCCGCTCTCCTCCGCGAACCCGTCCAGCGATGACACGCCGTTGGCCGCGTCCACCAGGCCCGTCAGCGTCATGCCGTTCTGCCGCAGCTCGATGCGGTAGACGCCCTCCTCCACCGAACGCGAGGAGAAGCCCACCTCGAGGCCCCCCTGCACGTAGCGGCCAGACACCACCCCGGCCTCCTGCGTCAGCTCCAGCCCGTCCGCGGCCTTCAGCTCTTCGTCCGTGCGCGTCGGCTCGCTGCCCTGCCCACCGCAACCCCACAGCATCATCGCCGCGACTGCTCCGAGTACCTTCCGCATAGGCGCGTATCCCCTCCTGCCTCGATTCCTGCCTCGATATTCCCAAAAGCAGAGAAAATAAGAGGATTCGGCTTTAACGGACCTGTTGCCTTCCAGCAAGTCGTGGCGCGTCAAGCCGGCGGGGCCTCACGGCGGAACAAGGGGAGCGCCCCGGCGGCGCGGGCGAGGCCCGTGGCCCCCTCGGGGAGGGACTCGTGGGCGCCAATGGCGAGCAGCCCCCCGGGCTCCAACCGCTCCAGGAGGCGCGCCAGCACCTCGCGCTGCACGGGCGGCGCGAAGTAGGTGAAGGCCACATTGCGGCAGAGCACCAGGTGGAAGGGGCCCTCGGGCATGCGCTGGCGCAGGTCCTCCAGGCGGAAGTCGAGCCCCTCGCGGTACTCGGGCCGCAGGCACAGCAACTCCTCCCGGGGCGTGAAGGCCCGGTCCACCCACCCGGAGGGCAGCTCCCGCAGCGTGGCGCGCCGGTAGCAGCCCTGACGCGCACGCTCCAGGAGCGAGGCGTCCGCGTCGGTGGCCACCAGCTCCAGGCGGAAGTCGGGGAAGCGCGGCCACAGGCCCAGCCGGAAGAGGACGGCGACGGTGTAGGGCTCCTCGCCCGAGGCACACCCGGCGCTCCACACGCGCAGCAGGGAGCCGCCCCGGGCCCGCTCGGCCTCCAGCACCTCGGGGAGCAGCGGCTCGCGCAGCGCGTCGAAGACACCCTGGTCCCGGTAGAAGCGGGAGATGGTGACGCGGCACAACGCATCGAGCACGGCGCGCTCGGCCGCGTCCCCCTCCAACCGCTCGAGGTAGGCGGCCAGCCCCGGCACTCCGAGCGCCTTCATCCGCCGGCCGACGCGCTTGCACACCTGCCCGCGCACGCGGCGGAACCCCTCGTAGCGCAGGCCCAGGCGAGGCGCGGCCCACCGCAGCAACTCCAGGCACTCGGCATCCGTCACGCGGCACCTCCCCCGTGTCATCCCGTCTCCGGGCCGGTCGGAGCGGGACCGACAGGAGAGCAGGTCCCCCGAGTCCGGAAACCACCAGTCGCGGAGGGCTGTTCAGGGTCCGACGTGAGCACCGTACACCCGGGCAGGAGCTTTACACCTGCGTCTGCCTTCACTGTTGAGACCTCGGCGGGCAACCCCCACCCAGGCCCGACGGGAGCCGGCGCAGGCCGGATGGAGGCAGTCATGGTTGGAGGCGGCAAGCGGGCATGCGGGCGTCTGTGTCTCGTCTTCGTGGTGTCCGTGCTCACGGCCTGCGGTCCGGACGGTGGGCACGAAGACCCCAACACGGAGTGCCGTGAGGGCCCGAGGACCGGCAGGCAGCACTCCCCCGGGGGTGAGACGCAGTGGGTGCGCACGGTACGGAGCGAGGGAGGGAGCGACGTTCCGGTAGCCGTCACGCACGACCGGCAGGACAACGTCATCACCGTGAGCAATCACCTCACGCCCATCGACTTCGGACACGGCCCCCTGGGCACGCCCTCGGGGGCATACGTCCTCGTCGTGTCGAAGTACTCGCCACGCGGCGAGTTGCTGTGGGTCCGCTTGCTCGAGGCTCCCGCGCGCACCGGGGTGAGGCCCTACGTGCGAGCCCAGGCGCTCACGGCCGACAGGCACGGGAACCTCTTCCTCACGGGCCAGCAGAGCGGCGGATTGGACCTTGGAGGAGGACCGCTGCCGGCTGGCGCGTTCCTCGCGCGGTTGGATCCGGAGGGACATCCGCGCCAGGCCCGAGCCCTGCCCATCAGCGCCACGGAGCTGGCCGTGAACACGTGGGGCGACATCACCCTCTCGGGCGTCCTGTCGGGACAGGTGGACTTCGGCCAGGGGCCGGTCACGGGCAATGGCAATGCCTATCTCGTCCAGTATGGACCCGAGGGCGGGTTGCGCTGGGTCTACGTCGACTCCGCGCGCGGCGTTCCGATGGACCTCGCGCAGGATGAGGCGGGAGACCTCTACCTGGCGGGCGGCCAGTTCCTCCCCCCCTCTCCGTTCCCCACGCCCTTCCTCACCCGCATCACCTCCGAGGGCAGGCACCAGTGGACGCGGCGGCTCCAGGGAGCATCGGGACTGGCCATGAGCGTGGCGGCCCGGGGCGGCCAGGTGGTGGTGTCCGGCCACTTCACGGGGAGCTTCGCCTTCCGTCAGCAGACGTTCTCCGCGCCCGCGACCCGTGGCCTGGTGCTCGCCTACGAGCGCGAGGGGAAGGAGCGCTGGGGCTACCTGCTCGGCAGCACCTGGGGACTGGTGGCGGTGGACCAGGGCCAGGGCGTGGTGGTGGCCGGCCGCTACACGGGATGCGAGGACTTCGGCCTCGGACTCGGAGGGCTCGAGGGCTACCCGGGCGCGACCAACCTGTACGTGCTGCGGCTCCAACGCCCCACGGGGAAGCTCCAGTGGTTCCACGGCTACCCCTCCACCGGGACACTGCCACAGGACCTCTCCGTGACACGCCAGGGAGAGGCGACCCTCGTGGGCACCTTCCGGGACCCGGTGGACCTCGGCACCGGCCCGCTGGCTCCGGGCCCGGGCTCCAACACCTTCGTCCTCCAGTTGGAGCGCTGAAGACGGAGCGGAGGTCAGTCGAGGAACCGGCGCTCCCAGCGGCGCCTGTCCTCCGGGCGGAATCGGCTCTCGGGGAGGGGCCCCTCGTAGAACCAGGGCTCCAGCACGCGCGCCAGCTCGCGGTAGGCGGGCAGCGTACGGCCCTGCTCGGTATCACCCGCGTCCGGCCACTCCCCGAGCGTCACCAGCACCCGGTCGCCGTCCAACTCCTGCACCATGGTGCCCGGTGAGCGCAGCCGCGCGCGCAATGCCGCCGCGCCGCCCAGCTCTCCCAACACCGGCTGGCCCAGGAACGTCAGCCACGAGGGGCCGCGCACCCGCGTGCCGATGTTGTACGAGTAGAGCGCCACGTCGGGGAGATCCATGCCCGGGTAGCGGAAGCACAGGTCCTGGATCTCCTTCGTTACCCCCACCACATCGTTCGGACCCAGGAAGGCCATGCCCCCGTTACCGGAGCAGAAAGGCAGAGGGGCCGCCAGCTCCAGCGCCAGTGCTCGCACCCGCTCGGGTCCCTGCTCCTCCAGGTACTCCGTGGGCAACCAGAACGACGCCACGCAGGCGTGCTCCTTCGCCCCCCTCCACTCGGGGTTGTCGAGGTGCCTGCCGTAGTATTCGAAGTGGAACCTCTCCGGACCGCCCGTTCTGACGTCTTCCAGGATGACGCGAGGCCAGGGGTCCTCCAACAGATTGCGCCGGTTGAGCGCCCAGCCTGCCTCATCGAGAACCTGATCATCGCCTTCATCGTCTACATAAAAGCCAAGATTCTCCATCCCTACCGCGTCCAGGTAGGTGTCCATCGAGCGCATCACCGCCCGCGCCATCTGCGTGTGTGGCCGGCGCATGTAGAAGTCCAGCCGCAAGCCCTCATATATCCAGTATCCGCGGGACTCTGTACGGAGGCGGATTCTCGGGTAACGCTCACTCACCAGAAGGCTCCTTTTCGAGGGCCGATGAGCTCGACCTCGGGTCCGAAGGCCTCCTTATAGATATCGCCCTGCGATCTACCCGCATAACGGTGTCCCGGAGGATACGTCCTCCATCTGGGCCGCTCATCGAAGTTCACACAACGGAACTTGAAGTCATAGACGGCCCGCACCTGGAGCGGGTCTCCGGTGTGGATGACCACATCGGGTTCCAACGTTCCCTTCAGCGCCTCGCCTCCCTGACGCAGCAGCGCCTCCTTCTCCGAAGGACTGACGAGCGACTTCTCTCCCGTCTCCCTTTTGAACCGGTAGCGCTGCTTGAAGCTGAACTTCAGGCCCATTTCCCTCAGCTTCACCTCGGCGCACTTCATGGCCACCTCGTGCATCTCCAGCCCGAGCCGCATGGCCCACGTCACGCTCCTCCCCTTCGTGTCCACGGTCATCTTGTTGCACTCTCCCGCGTTGGGCACCGGCCCCTCGAAGGTCCCCGTGTGACTCAGCAGTACCTCCGTGCGAGCCAGGTCCGCGCATTGTTCCAACGCGCTCTGGATGGAGCTTTGCGTCACATCGCCCTGAGCAGATGCCACCACGCCCGCGGAAGCCACGACCGTGCCCACCGTCTGCACCGGTTCGGTGGCGACCTCCCTTCCCGTCGCGGTGGCGCAGTAGACGGGATTCACCCTGCACCGGGCACTCAGTGAATCCTGGGCGTAGTGACTCGGAACACCTCGGACAGGCGTGCTCGCACAGGCTCCGAGCAGCAGACAGCCAGCAAGCAACCATCCCAGTCGATGCATGAGCCGGTCCGGCATCTCCCCTCCCTTTCGCCGCCACAGGAGGGGCAGCAGCATCAGTCTACGCCGCGACGGACCACGCACGCGCATTCCCCACCGTGACGCGTGGCATACCGCACCCGGGACACACGGCATCCCTCCCATGCCGTGCACCTTCCCACGCATCCGAAAGGTCCCCGACACCAGCTCGTCCTCCCATCGGAGCGCTCCGTATTCAGTCCAACGAGAAACGGATTGGTTGAAAACTTGCTCCGGACCCCGCCCGAGCCCCCGTGAGGAGGAGGTCCGACGTGAACAAGGTGGACTCACGCGGCTGGCGAATGGCGCTGGCAGGCACGGCCTGCGCACTGTTGCTCGCCAGCTGTACCCGGAAAGAACCGCGCGCCAACGAGGAGCCCCCCAACCCCGCGGACTCCCAGACGGATCAGACGCCCCCGGAGTGCCAGGGGCCGAGAGACCCCGGCCGCGTCACCCTGCACCGGCTCAACCGCGCCGAGTACGACAACACCGTGAGGGATCTGCTCGGGGACACCACGCGCCCGGCGCGAGACTTTCCCGCGGACGACCACGGCTACGGCTTCGACAACAACGCGGACGTGCTCAGCCTCGGGCCACTGCTGATGGAGAAGTACTCGGCCGCGGCGGAGAAGCTGGTGGAGGCCACCTGGAAGCAGGATGCCACCCGCGACCCGCCATTGGTGCGAGTCTGCGCGCCGGACCCGGCGGACCCGCTCCCCTGCGGACGACAGATATTGGAGCGCTTCACCCGCCGAGCCTGGCGCCGACCCGTCACCTCCACCGAGGTGGACCGGCTCATGGGCTTCCTCTCGCTGGCCAGCGAGCACGGGGACAGCTTCGACGCGGGCATGAAGCTGGCGCTGCGAGCGGTGCTCCTCTCGCCGCACTTCCTCTACCGCGTGGAGCTGGATCCCAACCCCGCCTCGACGGAGCCGCACCGACTCAACGACTACGAGCTGGCCAGCCGGCTCTCCTACTTCCTGTGGAGCAGCATGCCAGACGAGGCGCTCCTGGCGGCGGCCGGCACGGGCACGCTGCACACACCGGAGCAACTGGAGCGGCAGGTGCGCCGGATGCTGGCGGATCCGAAGGCGGAGGCGCTGGTGGACAACTTCGCCGGGCAATGGCTGTACACGCGCGCGCTCGACTCCTTCCACCCGGATCCACTCCTCTACCCGTTCGACGACGGGCTGCGCGAGGCCATGCGCCAGGAGACCCGGCTCGTCTTCCGCGAGTTCCTCCTCGGCAACCGCCCCGCGCGCGACCTGATGGACGCGGACTTCACCTATGTGAATGACCGGCTCGCCCAGCACTACGGCCTTCCCGGGCCGGGCACCCAGGAGATGCGGCGCGTGAGCCTCGCCGGACACCCGGAGCGCTCGGGTCTGCTGGGCCAGGGCTCCATCCTCGCCGTCACCTCGCATCCGGACCGGACCTCACCCGTGAAGCGCGGGCTCTGGGTGCTGGAACAGCTCATGTGCGAGGCACCGCCGCCCCCACCTCCCAACGTGGAGGGCCTGCCGCCCGCGGTGGATCCGAAGATGAGCATCAAGCAGCGCATGGCGCGGCACCGCAGCGACCCGACGTGCGCTGGGTGCCACACGCTGATGGATCCCATCGGCTACGGAATGGAGAACTTCAACGTGGTGGGCGCGTGGCGGCTGAAGGAAGAGGTGAGCGGCGCCGAGGTGGACCCGAGCGGCGATCTGCCCGGAGACGTCCACTTCAAGGACGGCGTGGAGCTGCGCGCCATCCTCAAGGCGGACCCGGAGTTGGACATCTGCATCGCCCAGCACCTGCTCGCCTACGGACTGGGGCGCGGGCCGGTGAACGCGGACGCCTGCACGCTGCGAGACGTCTCCAAGCAGGCCGAGGCACGCGGGGGCAGATTGTCGGACCTCATCCTCGCCATCACCCAGAGCGAGGCCTTCACCTGGCGGCGCGGTGAGGCGGAGGGCACGAACGAGGGGGGAGCGCCATGAAGGACTTCAAGCTGTCACGGCGGACGTTGCTCCGGGGCATGGGCACGCTGATGGCGCTGCCCGTGCTGGAGCAGATGGTGCCCTCGGTGGCGCGGGCGGCCGGGCCCGGAGCCGCGCCCCGCCGCCTGGCCGTCTTCTATGTGCCCTGCGGCATCTACATGCCCAACTGGACACCGAAGGGCACGGGGCGCGACTGGACGTTGTCGCCCACGCTGCAACCCCTGGCACCGGTGAAGGACGACGTGCTGGTGCTCTCCGGGCTGTCGCACGAGCCGGGGCGGCCGGACCAGTTCGGCCACCACGCGGCCGGCACGGGCGCCTTCCTCTCGTGCGTGAAGATCCACAAAACGGACGAGGAGGAGGACGTGCGCGCCGGCGTCTCCATGGACCAGCTCGCCGCCAGGGCCCTGCGGCCCTACACGCGCCTGCCCTCGCTGGAGCTGGGCAACGATGGAGGCGATGGAACGGGCTCGTGCGACGCCAGCTTCAGCTGCGCGTACGCGCGCAACATCGCCTGGGCCGCGCCCACCTCGCCCGTGGCCAAGGACACGAACCCGCGCTCGGTGTTCGACCGGCTCTTCGCGGGCTTCGACCCGGACGCCACCCGGGCGCAGATCGAGAAGCGCAAGGCCTACGAGCAGAGCATCCTGGACTTCGTGCGCGAGGACGCCCAGGGCCTGAAGCAGAAGCTGGGGACGAGGGACCGGCGGAAGCTGGACGAGTACTTCACCAGCGTGCGCGAGCTGGAGCTGCGCGTGGCGGCGCTCGACC contains:
- a CDS encoding DUF1592 domain-containing protein, translating into MNKVDSRGWRMALAGTACALLLASCTRKEPRANEEPPNPADSQTDQTPPECQGPRDPGRVTLHRLNRAEYDNTVRDLLGDTTRPARDFPADDHGYGFDNNADVLSLGPLLMEKYSAAAEKLVEATWKQDATRDPPLVRVCAPDPADPLPCGRQILERFTRRAWRRPVTSTEVDRLMGFLSLASEHGDSFDAGMKLALRAVLLSPHFLYRVELDPNPASTEPHRLNDYELASRLSYFLWSSMPDEALLAAAGTGTLHTPEQLERQVRRMLADPKAEALVDNFAGQWLYTRALDSFHPDPLLYPFDDGLREAMRQETRLVFREFLLGNRPARDLMDADFTYVNDRLAQHYGLPGPGTQEMRRVSLAGHPERSGLLGQGSILAVTSHPDRTSPVKRGLWVLEQLMCEAPPPPPPNVEGLPPAVDPKMSIKQRMARHRSDPTCAGCHTLMDPIGYGMENFNVVGAWRLKEEVSGAEVDPSGDLPGDVHFKDGVELRAILKADPELDICIAQHLLAYGLGRGPVNADACTLRDVSKQAEARGGRLSDLILAITQSEAFTWRRGEAEGTNEGGAP
- a CDS encoding S1 family peptidase, coding for MGGTAAPDDAAVVALLSRRARCTGEPLTLLCTGALIAPDVVLTAAHCLDIFGTEGAYEIFLGTQLLPEPEPRGQFARVARAVRHWDYDAATHTFDAALLRLAKPLDARPFPLPEPGWGELETGQEARVVGFGDTKDANAPSGQRRQGTLRVTSVEPGAFHAGPSPAMSCVGDSGGPVLVRGSDGREVLVGLTASGDVACRKDAFNVRVDALLESFIHPFLAESLPPPGPVLAPDTLCTDACTRDAECPSGLTCVPVTEDGPGRCLQPALREGDYGALCTEDAHCGAGSVCARLEPEGEEACRCFTPCGRTQPTAPEEARGCTGAPGPGALAWLVWGVWLSRRGGAGACAGHRCG
- a CDS encoding DUF1552 domain-containing protein: MKDFKLSRRTLLRGMGTLMALPVLEQMVPSVARAAGPGAAPRRLAVFYVPCGIYMPNWTPKGTGRDWTLSPTLQPLAPVKDDVLVLSGLSHEPGRPDQFGHHAAGTGAFLSCVKIHKTDEEEDVRAGVSMDQLAARALRPYTRLPSLELGNDGGDGTGSCDASFSCAYARNIAWAAPTSPVAKDTNPRSVFDRLFAGFDPDATRAQIEKRKAYEQSILDFVREDAQGLKQKLGTRDRRKLDEYFTSVRELELRVAALDQQAPTCSKGPRPGNTEDVREKTKVMCDLMVLAFQCDLTRVATFMLGNGRSDRVYDFLGLTSGHHTYSHHQHVPENHAALAKIDRWEMEQFSYLLQRMKSVQEGDATLLDNALVYFGSEVADGNSHGHSDMPVLLAGRGGGTVTPGRHVRYGGKPVANLFISMLQSVGVNVSSFGDDGSGPLSHLKE
- a CDS encoding CheR family methyltransferase; translated protein: MTDAECLELLRWAAPRLGLRYEGFRRVRGQVCKRVGRRMKALGVPGLAAYLERLEGDAAERAVLDALCRVTISRFYRDQGVFDALREPLLPEVLEAERARGGSLLRVWSAGCASGEEPYTVAVLFRLGLWPRFPDFRLELVATDADASLLERARQGCYRRATLRELPSGWVDRAFTPREELLCLRPEYREGLDFRLEDLRQRMPEGPFHLVLCRNVAFTYFAPPVQREVLARLLERLEPGGLLAIGAHESLPEGATGLARAAGALPLFRREAPPA
- a CDS encoding DUF3396 domain-containing protein encodes the protein MRLDFYMRRPHTQMARAVMRSMDTYLDAVGMENLGFYVDDEGDDQVLDEAGWALNRRNLLEDPWPRVILEDVRTGGPERFHFEYYGRHLDNPEWRGAKEHACVASFWLPTEYLEEQGPERVRALALELAAPLPFCSGNGGMAFLGPNDVVGVTKEIQDLCFRYPGMDLPDVALYSYNIGTRVRGPSWLTFLGQPVLGELGGAAALRARLRSPGTMVQELDGDRVLVTLGEWPDAGDTEQGRTLPAYRELARVLEPWFYEGPLPESRFRPEDRRRWERRFLD